The following proteins are encoded in a genomic region of Amycolatopsis sulphurea:
- a CDS encoding SRPBCC family protein, protein MGKVTATAERMIDAPVERVRELVADYAETRPKLLTEHYRDYEVAEGGVGAGTKAGWKLQATSKRVRDVAATVTEPKPGTLVETDANSSMVTTWTVAEAGAGSLVRIETSWDGASGVGGFFEKTFAPGGLKRIYDGVLGKLAEIV, encoded by the coding sequence ATGGGAAAGGTCACGGCCACCGCGGAGCGCATGATCGATGCGCCGGTGGAGAGGGTGCGCGAACTGGTTGCCGACTACGCCGAGACCCGGCCGAAGCTGCTCACCGAGCACTACCGCGACTACGAGGTCGCCGAGGGCGGCGTCGGAGCGGGTACGAAGGCCGGTTGGAAGCTGCAGGCCACCTCGAAGCGCGTACGCGACGTCGCGGCTACGGTGACCGAGCCGAAGCCTGGCACGCTGGTGGAGACCGACGCGAACTCCAGCATGGTCACCACCTGGACGGTCGCGGAGGCCGGTGCCGGTTCCCTGGTGCGCATCGAGACCAGCTGGGACGGCGCGAGTGGCGTCGGTGGCTTCTTCGAGAAGACCTTCGCCCCCGGCGGGCTGAAGCGGATCTACGACGGTGTGCTCGGCAAGCTCGCGGAGATCGTGTAG
- a CDS encoding YbaK/EbsC family protein has translation MTTWNIAGSLTVVPAPTRTELLAEPVAKALAAMAAPEEVGVAEIDPGLADTAEFCAAYGSPLSASANCVIVSGKRAGEVRFAAALVLATTRADVNGVIKRRLDVRKASFAPMDEAVALTGMEYGGITPIGLPGPWPILVDQAVADQPELVVGSGIRGSKLLISGAALAGLPNAEVIEGLAR, from the coding sequence ATGACGACCTGGAACATCGCCGGGAGCCTCACCGTCGTTCCCGCGCCCACGCGTACCGAACTGCTCGCCGAACCCGTCGCGAAGGCGCTCGCCGCGATGGCCGCCCCAGAAGAGGTCGGTGTCGCCGAGATCGATCCCGGGCTGGCGGACACCGCCGAATTCTGCGCGGCGTACGGGTCGCCGCTGTCCGCTTCGGCCAACTGCGTCATCGTCTCCGGCAAACGGGCCGGTGAGGTGCGCTTCGCCGCGGCGCTCGTGCTCGCGACCACCCGGGCGGACGTCAACGGAGTGATCAAACGCCGGCTCGACGTGCGCAAAGCGTCGTTCGCGCCGATGGACGAGGCGGTGGCGCTCACCGGGATGGAGTACGGCGGCATCACCCCGATCGGGCTGCCCGGACCATGGCCGATCCTGGTCGACCAGGCCGTGGCCGACCAGCCGGAACTCGTCGTCGGCAGCGGGATCAGGGGCAGCAAGCTGCTGATCTCCGGTGCCGCGCTCGCCGGGTTGCCGAACGCCGAGGTCATCGAGGGTCTGGCCCGGTAG
- a CDS encoding DUF2516 family protein: protein MLVADWVLRVIYWGSIAVGLFAFVHAVLQRADAYSAADRKTKPIWMLITGGATLALALFQVQGPGLIFWVPAMAAVLVYLVDVRPRLIEVQRGRRNW, encoded by the coding sequence GTGCTGGTTGCCGACTGGGTCCTCAGGGTCATCTACTGGGGCAGCATCGCGGTCGGGCTTTTCGCCTTCGTTCACGCGGTGTTGCAGCGTGCCGACGCGTATTCGGCGGCCGACCGCAAGACCAAGCCGATCTGGATGCTGATCACCGGCGGTGCCACCTTGGCGCTGGCGCTGTTCCAGGTGCAGGGGCCGGGGTTGATCTTCTGGGTGCCCGCGATGGCCGCGGTACTCGTCTACCTGGTCGACGTGCGGCCGCGGCTGATCGAAGTGCAGCGGGGCCGGCGCAACTGGTGA
- a CDS encoding helix-turn-helix domain-containing protein: MTEPGGAHRPIDKVADLASGIGEYIRQQRSSAKISLRQLSKLAGVSNPYLSQIERGVRKPSAEILQQIAKGLRISAEALYVQAGILDLPTGGPVGDAIRADTELTERQKQVLLDVYESFRRENAAGTVSPAADAAKTTTIPEEST, encoded by the coding sequence ATGACCGAACCCGGTGGCGCACACCGGCCGATCGACAAGGTCGCGGACCTCGCTTCCGGCATCGGCGAGTACATCCGGCAGCAGCGCAGTTCGGCGAAGATCTCGTTGCGCCAGTTGTCGAAGCTCGCCGGAGTGTCCAATCCGTACCTGAGCCAGATCGAGCGCGGGGTGCGCAAGCCCAGCGCCGAGATCCTGCAGCAGATCGCCAAGGGCCTGCGTATTTCGGCCGAGGCGCTCTACGTGCAAGCGGGGATCCTCGACCTGCCGACGGGCGGGCCGGTCGGCGACGCGATCCGCGCCGACACCGAGCTGACCGAGCGGCAGAAGCAGGTCCTGCTCGACGTCTACGAGTCCTTCCGGCGCGAGAACGCCGCCGGAACCGTTTCCCCCGCCGCCGACGCGGCGAAGACCACCACTATCCCTGAGGAGTCGACATGA
- a CDS encoding methyltransferase domain-containing protein has product MGAQRLRRRLTRQLVAEGVLHEKRWIDAFAAVPRHVFLPRFFVPEDGTWSAVERADPGWLERVYSRDVLVTQLDDTPAKWLQAREFGPVTGVPTSSSSMPGIMAIMLEELLVRDGDRVLEIGTGTGYNAGLLSHRCGSGQVSTVDIDAELVDAARERLAECGYAPACATGDGALGFPAGIVFDRILCTAAVSTIPLAWLEQTVPGGHIVTTLNRPLGGGLVRLTVGPDATAEGRVCARDGRFMPLRAHRLPPPIELPEPTSWRPTRLTMATLVKPHRHFEFFASLELPGAHPLRLPGDGFALAHPDGSWARTRSVDSGTEVAQGGPRALWDLAEQAYARWETLGKPDRSRFGLTVHQDRQTWWLDQPESAQNWPL; this is encoded by the coding sequence ATGGGTGCACAACGGCTCCGCAGGCGCCTGACCCGGCAGCTCGTGGCGGAAGGCGTCCTCCACGAGAAACGCTGGATCGACGCCTTCGCCGCGGTGCCCCGGCACGTGTTCCTCCCCCGGTTCTTCGTGCCGGAGGACGGCACTTGGAGCGCGGTCGAACGCGCCGATCCGGGCTGGCTGGAACGCGTCTACTCCCGCGACGTCCTGGTCACGCAACTCGACGACACGCCGGCGAAGTGGCTGCAGGCAAGAGAATTCGGCCCGGTCACCGGGGTGCCGACCAGTTCGTCGAGTATGCCGGGGATCATGGCGATCATGCTTGAGGAACTCCTCGTGCGCGACGGGGACCGGGTGCTCGAAATCGGCACCGGAACCGGGTACAACGCCGGTTTGCTCAGCCATCGCTGTGGTTCCGGCCAAGTATCCACAGTGGACATCGATGCGGAGCTGGTCGACGCGGCCCGCGAACGTCTCGCCGAATGCGGTTACGCACCGGCTTGCGCCACCGGTGACGGCGCGCTCGGTTTCCCCGCCGGAATCGTTTTCGACCGCATCCTGTGCACCGCGGCGGTGTCCACGATTCCCTTGGCGTGGCTGGAACAGACCGTGCCCGGCGGCCACATCGTGACGACCCTGAACCGGCCGCTGGGCGGTGGCCTGGTCCGGCTCACCGTCGGCCCCGACGCCACCGCGGAGGGCCGCGTCTGCGCCCGCGACGGCCGTTTCATGCCGCTACGCGCGCACCGGCTGCCACCACCGATAGAACTCCCGGAGCCCACTAGCTGGCGCCCGACGCGGCTGACCATGGCGACGCTCGTAAAACCCCACCGGCACTTCGAGTTCTTCGCTTCACTGGAGCTTCCCGGAGCGCACCCGCTCCGGCTCCCCGGAGACGGCTTCGCCCTCGCCCACCCGGACGGCTCCTGGGCCCGCACCCGCAGCGTGGACTCCGGAACGGAAGTCGCCCAAGGCGGGCCACGCGCGCTCTGGGATCTGGCCGAACAGGCTTATGCCCGTTGGGAAACGCTGGGCAAGCCGGACCGCTCCCGCTTCGGTCTCACCGTGCACCAGGACCGGCAGACCTGGTGGCTGGACCAGCCGGAAAGCGCGCAGAACTGGCCACTGTAG
- a CDS encoding nucleoside kinase → MPVALDLRVCPACGDRASCPQPEGTTVRCGSCGHRWSFRKLPLFALTGPSGAGKSTIGPLLAQRLAGDALVLEQDLLWTGALQEETPGHPVFRATWLRMAAMLHQNGFPVVLCGTVAPPELEPLPERAFFSDVHYLALVADDEILRGRLRARPAWRAWDEPRIEEMLEFNHWIRGQVDFIDTTAAPVGDIVAAVEKWVRAKLPV, encoded by the coding sequence CTGCCGGTCGCACTCGACCTGCGGGTGTGCCCGGCCTGTGGAGACCGGGCGAGTTGTCCCCAGCCCGAGGGGACGACGGTGCGTTGTGGATCGTGCGGGCACCGCTGGTCGTTCCGCAAGCTCCCGCTTTTCGCGCTGACCGGCCCGAGTGGTGCCGGGAAATCCACGATCGGACCGCTGCTGGCACAGCGGCTGGCTGGGGACGCACTGGTCCTGGAACAGGATCTGCTGTGGACCGGTGCGCTCCAAGAAGAAACCCCGGGCCACCCGGTATTCCGCGCCACCTGGCTGCGAATGGCCGCAATGCTGCACCAGAACGGCTTTCCGGTCGTCCTGTGCGGCACCGTGGCGCCGCCCGAACTGGAACCGTTGCCGGAACGGGCTTTCTTCTCGGACGTGCATTACCTCGCCCTGGTCGCCGACGACGAGATCCTCCGCGGCAGGCTCCGGGCCCGCCCCGCTTGGCGTGCATGGGACGAGCCGCGGATCGAGGAAATGCTGGAGTTCAATCACTGGATACGCGGGCAGGTCGACTTCATCGACACGACTGCGGCACCGGTGGGTGACATCGTGGCGGCCGTGGAGAAGTGGGTCCGGGCCAAGCTGCCGGTGTGA
- a CDS encoding zf-TFIIB domain-containing protein translates to MICPKCQHMMQTVDKAGVHIERCEGCRGIFLDHGELERIVGAENSFYGHQPPPYDGERPRGGPYGAQRGYADSPRPYGGGRPDSPRPYRSGGYADSPRPYGGHRGYADSPRAYGGRRKRSFLENLFD, encoded by the coding sequence GTGATTTGTCCGAAGTGTCAGCATATGATGCAGACCGTCGACAAGGCGGGCGTCCACATCGAGCGGTGTGAGGGTTGCCGCGGGATCTTCCTGGACCACGGTGAGCTGGAACGGATCGTGGGCGCGGAGAACTCGTTCTACGGACACCAGCCGCCGCCGTATGACGGCGAGCGTCCGAGGGGTGGTCCGTACGGGGCCCAGCGCGGTTACGCCGACTCGCCACGTCCGTACGGCGGCGGCCGTCCCGATTCGCCGCGTCCGTATCGCTCGGGCGGGTACGCGGATTCACCGCGTCCGTACGGCGGCCATCGCGGGTACGCGGACTCGCCGCGTGCGTACGGAGGGCGTCGCAAGCGCAGTTTCCTCGAGAACCTGTTCGACTGA
- a CDS encoding VOC family protein, which produces MGAIPTFGCVAIDCPDPVALAAFYQRILDWGEPTIRNDGQWATLVNPTGGPRLEFLWVPDYRAPEWPSAEKPQQAHLDLEVTDLEAAHERVLGLGAKLLDDSPETFRVYADPAGHPFCLCAC; this is translated from the coding sequence ATGGGTGCGATTCCGACGTTCGGCTGCGTGGCGATCGACTGCCCCGACCCGGTGGCGCTCGCCGCCTTCTACCAGCGGATCCTCGACTGGGGTGAGCCCACCATCCGCAACGACGGGCAGTGGGCGACGCTGGTCAACCCGACCGGCGGCCCTCGGCTGGAGTTCCTGTGGGTGCCGGACTACCGCGCGCCGGAGTGGCCTTCGGCGGAGAAGCCGCAGCAGGCCCATCTCGATCTTGAGGTCACCGATCTCGAAGCTGCGCACGAGCGGGTCCTCGGGCTGGGCGCGAAGCTCCTCGACGACTCCCCGGAGACGTTCCGCGTCTACGCCGATCCGGCTGGTCACCCGTTCTGTCTGTGCGCCTGCTGA
- a CDS encoding CGNR zinc finger domain-containing protein, with product MHTDASLVVAFLNTVDLERGDDLLDDPGLWRRWAEDHDLTPNDPAEARAARDSLRAAIGDPRLPVRPLDVPLRFAMTAAGPVLITPDAVTAVLAAATRLTIRGDWVRLKICPADDCLWAFYDESRNRSRTWCSMRVCGNREKARSWRARTATVHN from the coding sequence GTGCACACCGATGCTTCCCTGGTGGTCGCCTTCCTCAACACGGTCGACCTCGAGCGGGGAGACGATCTGCTGGACGATCCGGGGCTCTGGCGCCGCTGGGCCGAGGACCACGACCTGACACCGAACGACCCGGCCGAAGCGCGCGCCGCGCGGGACAGCCTGCGCGCCGCGATCGGCGATCCGCGGCTGCCCGTGCGACCGCTCGACGTGCCGCTTCGCTTCGCCATGACCGCGGCCGGACCGGTCCTGATCACCCCGGACGCGGTCACCGCGGTGCTGGCCGCCGCCACCCGGCTCACCATCCGCGGGGACTGGGTCCGGCTCAAGATCTGCCCCGCCGACGACTGCCTCTGGGCCTTCTACGACGAATCCCGCAACCGCTCCCGCACCTGGTGCTCGATGCGCGTGTGCGGCAACCGCGAAAAGGCCCGGTCCTGGCGGGCACGCACCGCGACTGTGCACAACTGA
- a CDS encoding DUF445 domain-containing protein, with the protein MEQLTPQKVTPADPPGGVVAEEGKRRGLRKMKLVALGFLLGATVVFLLTSWAEAAGWPGWVGYVRAAAEAGMVGALADWFAVTALFRHPLGLRIPHTAIIPNKKDQLGSSLGDFVGSNFLAEDVIREKLRRIGIARRLGGWLRQPENAERVTSELATVVRGAVTVLRDEDVQAIMEQAVVKRIIDRPWGPPLGKILAGVFEDGAHHKLVDLMCDRAYEWVRDNHQAMLRVVSDRAPSWSPKFVDEMLADKVYGEVLSFAWAVKTDVNHPMRLALDKFLGEFAQDLQTDPQTMERAELVKGQIVHHAEVQKLIGSAWATAKEMLLNAAEDPSSELRVRVRTSLGSLGERLVTEESLTTKVDGWVEGAAAYLVTNYSREITTIITDTVERWDAEETSRKIELQVGRDLQFIRINGTVVGALAGLVIYTVAQLLF; encoded by the coding sequence GTGGAGCAACTCACCCCGCAGAAGGTCACGCCCGCCGACCCGCCCGGCGGCGTGGTCGCCGAAGAGGGCAAACGGCGCGGGCTGCGCAAGATGAAGCTGGTCGCGCTGGGCTTCCTGCTCGGCGCGACGGTGGTCTTCCTGCTCACGAGCTGGGCGGAAGCGGCAGGCTGGCCGGGCTGGGTCGGGTACGTGCGCGCGGCCGCCGAGGCGGGCATGGTCGGCGCGCTCGCGGACTGGTTCGCGGTCACCGCGCTGTTCCGGCATCCGCTGGGCCTGCGCATCCCGCACACGGCGATCATCCCGAACAAGAAGGACCAGCTCGGCAGCAGTCTCGGCGACTTCGTCGGCTCGAACTTCCTGGCCGAGGACGTCATCCGCGAGAAGCTGCGCCGGATCGGCATCGCGCGGCGGCTCGGCGGCTGGCTCCGGCAGCCGGAGAACGCCGAGCGGGTCACCTCCGAGCTGGCCACCGTGGTCCGTGGTGCGGTCACCGTGCTGCGCGACGAGGACGTGCAGGCGATCATGGAACAAGCCGTGGTCAAGCGCATCATCGACCGGCCGTGGGGGCCGCCGCTGGGCAAGATCCTGGCCGGCGTGTTCGAGGACGGCGCGCACCACAAGCTGGTCGACCTGATGTGCGACCGCGCCTACGAGTGGGTCCGCGACAACCACCAGGCGATGCTGCGCGTGGTGTCCGACCGCGCGCCCAGCTGGTCGCCGAAGTTCGTCGACGAGATGCTCGCGGACAAGGTGTACGGCGAGGTCCTGTCGTTCGCCTGGGCGGTGAAGACCGACGTCAACCACCCGATGCGGCTGGCGCTGGACAAGTTTCTCGGCGAGTTCGCCCAGGACCTGCAGACCGATCCGCAGACCATGGAACGGGCCGAGCTGGTCAAGGGCCAGATCGTGCACCACGCGGAGGTGCAGAAGCTGATCGGCTCCGCCTGGGCGACGGCCAAGGAGATGCTGCTCAACGCCGCCGAGGACCCGTCGAGCGAGCTGCGCGTGCGCGTCCGGACCAGCCTGGGGTCCCTCGGCGAACGCCTGGTCACCGAGGAGTCTCTCACCACGAAGGTGGACGGCTGGGTCGAAGGCGCCGCCGCCTACCTGGTGACCAACTATTCGCGCGAGATCACCACGATCATCACCGACACCGTGGAACGCTGGGACGCCGAGGAGACCTCCCGCAAGATCGAACTCCAGGTCGGCCGGGACCTGCAGTTCATCCGCATCAACGGCACCGTGGTCGGTGCGCTGGCGGGCCTGGTGATCTACACGGTGGCGCAGCTGCTGTTCTGA
- a CDS encoding pyridoxal phosphate-dependent aminotransferase, giving the protein MREPVLVPRLRPFTSTVFAEMTALAVRHDAVNLGQGFPDTDGPAGMLEKAKNSLFGGDNQYPPGPGRPELRAAIARHRQRYGTSYDPDTEVLVTAGATEAIAAALLALTEAGDEVIVVEPYYDSYAAAVAMAGAQRRVIGLTEAGDGRLELDLDALRAAITPRTRAVLLNSPHNPTGTVFSREQLTEVARLCVEHDLIAITDEVYEHLVFDGSEHVPLATLPGMRARTVAISSAGKTFNCTGWKIGWVCAAPELVAAVKAAKQFITFVSGGPLQPAVAYALEHELDWVEGVRRDLQEKRDRLSAGLADAGFDVRPSFGTYFVTADVRPLGFSDAAELAWALPERVGVAAVPVQVFTDHPDEWKYLLRFAFCKQNEVIDEAVGRLRKLG; this is encoded by the coding sequence GTGCGTGAACCAGTTCTCGTCCCCCGCCTCCGTCCGTTCACCTCGACCGTCTTCGCGGAGATGACCGCGCTCGCCGTACGGCACGACGCGGTGAACCTCGGCCAGGGCTTTCCGGACACCGACGGACCGGCCGGGATGCTCGAAAAGGCGAAGAATTCCCTGTTCGGGGGCGATAACCAGTACCCGCCCGGCCCGGGACGCCCGGAGCTGCGCGCGGCGATCGCCCGGCACCGGCAGCGCTACGGCACCTCGTACGATCCGGACACCGAGGTGCTGGTCACAGCCGGTGCGACGGAGGCCATCGCGGCCGCTCTGCTCGCGCTCACCGAGGCCGGCGACGAGGTGATCGTGGTCGAGCCGTACTACGACTCGTACGCCGCGGCCGTCGCGATGGCCGGCGCGCAGCGGCGGGTGATCGGCCTGACCGAGGCCGGCGACGGACGGCTCGAACTGGACCTGGACGCCTTGCGCGCCGCGATCACGCCCCGGACCCGCGCGGTGCTGCTGAACTCACCGCACAACCCGACCGGCACGGTGTTCTCCCGCGAGCAGCTGACCGAGGTCGCGCGGCTGTGCGTCGAGCACGACCTCATCGCGATCACCGACGAGGTCTACGAGCACCTCGTCTTCGACGGCAGCGAGCACGTGCCCCTCGCGACGCTGCCCGGGATGCGGGCCCGGACCGTGGCCATTTCCAGCGCGGGCAAGACATTCAACTGCACCGGCTGGAAAATCGGCTGGGTCTGCGCGGCCCCGGAGCTGGTCGCGGCGGTGAAGGCGGCCAAGCAATTCATCACATTCGTTTCCGGCGGGCCGCTGCAGCCGGCCGTCGCGTACGCACTGGAACACGAACTGGACTGGGTCGAGGGCGTCCGGCGGGACCTGCAGGAGAAGCGCGACCGGCTGTCCGCCGGGCTCGCCGATGCCGGTTTCGACGTACGGCCAAGTTTCGGTACCTATTTCGTCACAGCCGACGTACGCCCGCTCGGTTTCTCCGACGCCGCGGAACTGGCCTGGGCGTTGCCCGAACGTGTCGGTGTCGCGGCGGTTCCGGTGCAAGTCTTCACAGATCACCCGGACGAGTGGAAATACCTCTTGAGGTTCGCTTTCTGTAAACAAAATGAGGTCATTGACGAGGCAGTCGGGCGACTCCGAAAACTGGGCTGA
- a CDS encoding PLP-dependent aminotransferase family protein, translated as MDPQIPLGSRISGPRLATLLGEWRRRGARQGAADLAAAVELHVLDGQLPIGTRLPAERELADTLGVSRTLIGAALDRLREDGLLASRRGAGTWVARAGHRDSGPRTRADLLDLARAAPPALPGMMAAVEAARWELAEHVGGNGYHTGGLPGLRERIAERYTARGLPTTPDQIMVTSGAYSAFVLCLRMLTGPGDRVLMEQPTYPNAIDAVRASHALPVPVAVDPVRGWDPAGIEAALRQAAPRFGYLVVDFQNPTGLRLDAAGRERLGGLLARSRTPVVADESLVELDYEGDPRHGPPPLAAFGGDLVLTVGSAAKSQWGGLRLGWIRASSELLDRLLSPRFAVDLGAPVFEQLVLAELLEPEGYAALAQRRTELAAQRDTLITELRTHCPEWTFQVPPGGLSLWCRLPEPMSTRLAVSAANHGVQLAPGSRFGVHGGLERWLRLPFGLPREQLPEAVRRVAAAAASVRGCADVPAVHVPVT; from the coding sequence ATGGATCCGCAGATACCGCTGGGCAGCCGGATTTCCGGCCCGAGATTGGCCACCTTGCTGGGGGAGTGGCGCCGTCGTGGTGCCCGGCAGGGCGCCGCCGACCTCGCCGCCGCCGTCGAGCTGCACGTGCTCGACGGGCAGCTCCCGATCGGTACCCGGCTGCCCGCGGAGCGCGAGCTGGCGGACACGCTCGGGGTCAGCCGCACGCTGATCGGCGCGGCATTGGACCGGTTGCGGGAGGACGGGCTGCTCGCCAGCCGCCGCGGGGCGGGCACCTGGGTCGCCCGCGCCGGCCACCGGGATTCGGGGCCACGCACCCGTGCGGACCTGCTCGATCTAGCACGGGCGGCGCCGCCGGCGTTGCCCGGGATGATGGCGGCGGTCGAAGCGGCCCGGTGGGAGCTGGCCGAGCACGTCGGCGGCAACGGCTATCACACCGGTGGCCTGCCGGGGCTGCGCGAGCGGATCGCCGAGCGGTACACGGCCCGTGGCCTGCCGACCACGCCGGACCAGATCATGGTGACCTCCGGGGCGTACTCGGCTTTCGTGCTGTGCCTGCGCATGCTGACCGGGCCGGGCGATCGCGTGCTGATGGAGCAGCCGACGTATCCGAACGCGATCGACGCCGTGCGCGCCTCGCACGCGTTGCCCGTGCCGGTGGCGGTGGATCCGGTCCGTGGCTGGGATCCGGCCGGGATCGAGGCCGCGCTGCGTCAGGCCGCGCCGCGGTTCGGGTACCTCGTCGTGGACTTCCAGAACCCGACCGGCCTCCGGCTGGACGCCGCCGGCCGGGAACGTCTCGGTGGCCTGCTCGCCCGCTCTCGCACCCCGGTCGTGGCCGACGAATCGTTGGTAGAGCTGGATTACGAGGGCGATCCGCGGCACGGGCCGCCGCCGTTGGCCGCGTTCGGCGGGGATCTGGTGCTCACCGTCGGATCGGCGGCCAAATCGCAGTGGGGCGGGCTGCGGCTGGGCTGGATCCGCGCGTCGAGCGAACTGCTGGACCGCCTGCTGTCGCCGCGGTTCGCGGTCGACCTCGGCGCCCCGGTGTTCGAGCAGCTGGTACTGGCGGAACTGCTGGAGCCGGAGGGTTACGCCGCACTCGCCCAGCGCCGCACCGAGCTTGCCGCACAGCGGGACACCCTGATCACGGAGCTGCGCACACACTGTCCTGAGTGGACTTTCCAGGTGCCGCCGGGCGGATTGTCGTTGTGGTGCCGGCTGCCCGAGCCGATGAGCACCCGCCTCGCGGTGTCCGCCGCGAACCACGGCGTGCAGCTGGCGCCCGGCTCGCGGTTCGGCGTGCACGGTGGGCTGGAACGGTGGTTGCGGCTGCCGTTCGGCCTGCCGCGGGAGCAGTTGCCGGAGGCGGTGCGCCGGGTCGCCGCAGCGGCGGCTTCGGTGCGCGGCTGCGCGGACGTGCCCGCGGTGCACGTGCCGGTGACGTAG
- a CDS encoding YczE/YyaS/YitT family protein — translation MAVTDLSPLSLRRAPLRRGGQLLAGLALYGTSMAMLTRAHLGLDPWDVLHEGLTKLTGLSFGVVTAIASVFVLLLWIPLRQRPGVGTIANILVISVTVDAVRAILPDQHVLGWQILLLAGGVGLNAVATAVYVGTRLGPGPRDGLMTGLTARTGRSVRLVRTGIEVTVLAAGWLLGGTAGIGTVLYALSIGPLTQALLPLVTWRPAVGRL, via the coding sequence GTGGCAGTCACCGATCTCAGTCCGCTCAGCCTCCGCCGGGCCCCGCTGCGCCGGGGCGGGCAACTGCTCGCCGGGCTCGCCCTCTACGGCACCAGCATGGCCATGCTCACCCGCGCCCACCTCGGCCTCGACCCGTGGGACGTGCTGCACGAGGGCCTGACCAAGCTCACCGGCCTGAGCTTCGGCGTGGTCACCGCCATCGCGTCGGTGTTCGTGCTGCTGCTGTGGATCCCGCTACGGCAGCGGCCGGGCGTCGGCACGATCGCCAACATCCTGGTGATCTCGGTGACCGTGGACGCGGTCCGGGCGATCCTGCCGGACCAGCACGTGCTCGGCTGGCAGATCCTGCTGCTGGCCGGCGGGGTCGGGCTCAACGCGGTCGCCACCGCGGTCTACGTCGGCACCCGGCTCGGCCCGGGACCCCGCGACGGGCTGATGACCGGCCTCACCGCCCGCACCGGCCGGTCGGTCCGCCTGGTGCGCACCGGAATCGAGGTCACCGTGCTGGCCGCCGGCTGGCTGCTCGGCGGTACGGCAGGCATCGGCACCGTGCTTTACGCACTGTCCATCGGCCCGCTCACCCAAGCTCTGCTGCCGCTGGTCACCTGGCGTCCGGCGGTAGGAAGGCTGTGA
- a CDS encoding Clp protease N-terminal domain-containing protein, with product MFERFTADARMAVVAAQEAAHEAGAHEISAQAVFAGLVRAPDGGAVRLLEQLGVAKDDVYAELGRIKRRGGISDADAEALTELGIDVDRIVAAVEETHGPGALAAGARRSRRNHLPFTSDAKRVLELSLREVSELGGKSLGPEHLLLALVRQRGPVADFLATRGIDYSVLRRAIAQAG from the coding sequence ATGTTCGAACGGTTCACCGCGGACGCCCGGATGGCAGTGGTGGCAGCGCAGGAAGCCGCGCACGAGGCGGGGGCGCACGAGATTTCCGCGCAGGCGGTCTTCGCCGGTCTGGTGCGGGCGCCGGACGGCGGCGCGGTACGGCTGCTGGAGCAGCTCGGCGTGGCCAAGGACGACGTGTACGCCGAACTCGGGCGGATCAAACGCCGGGGCGGCATCAGCGATGCGGACGCCGAAGCGCTGACCGAGCTGGGTATCGACGTCGACCGGATCGTGGCCGCTGTCGAGGAGACCCACGGGCCGGGTGCGCTCGCCGCCGGCGCCCGGCGCTCCCGGCGCAACCACCTCCCGTTCACCTCGGACGCGAAGCGGGTGCTGGAGCTGAGCCTGCGCGAGGTGAGCGAGCTGGGCGGCAAGAGTCTCGGGCCGGAACACCTGCTGCTCGCTCTCGTTCGCCAGCGCGGGCCGGTGGCGGATTTCCTGGCCACGCGCGGGATCGACTACTCGGTCCTGCGCCGTGCGATCGCGCAGGCGGGCTAG
- a CDS encoding HTH domain-containing protein, whose translation MTEATDLAARAGDRDPRVGLRAVAALRRLLEQLEVVQVRSARTHGWSWQEIAAELGVSRQAVHKKYGRH comes from the coding sequence ATGACGGAAGCAACGGACCTGGCCGCCCGCGCCGGCGACCGTGACCCGCGAGTCGGGTTGCGTGCGGTGGCGGCACTGCGGCGGCTGTTGGAGCAATTGGAGGTCGTGCAGGTGCGCAGCGCGCGGACGCACGGCTGGTCTTGGCAGGAGATCGCGGCCGAGCTGGGGGTCAGCAGACAGGCCGTGCACAAGAAGTACGGGAGGCACTGA